The genomic window TGCATGCGGGTGAGACATCACGATGGTAAGCATGCTCCAGCGTTGATCCGTGTCGCGAACCTGCTGGATCTTTTTCAGCAAGTGCGGCAGCTCACCGTCTTCGAGCAGTTGTTTTAAACATGCCGATGAATTGACCACGGCATTCAACAGGAGCTGGCGGATTTCCACGGAACGCTGTGGGTTGCGATAGTCCAGCAGACGCTCGGTCTGTTTAAGTCGCACCAGTTCCGTCGGCACACGGCTCTGCCGCAGCAGTTGTTCCCACATCTTCGCCCTGGCGTCAGCGGATTCAACCGCATCCACGCGGGCCACCACCTGGTCAAAACCGCGCTCGGTGATCAAGGAATCGATCAGGTAGCGATTGCTCACCAGCCCGGACAGCAACGCCAGACGCGTCGGTTGCGGATGCTCGCCGTCCATCCGTTCGAATATCCCCTTGCGGAGCTGCATCAGCACCGGGGGCTCGGCGGAACGGATGTTACGGATACAGGCCGCGACCAGATTGAACTGCGGGGCTTCGTCCAGTTTGATCGCGATGTCCAGCAAACGGAAAAATAACGCCACACTGGGCGCGTCCGACGGCGCCGGAAAGACGCGGCGTTGCAAACACTCCCGCAACGCAGCCGTGCGTTCTCGAAGTGGCAACTGTTGCAGTTCGGACAGGAACCATTCGAGGTGCGGTGGTTCGGCCAGCAGTGAGCTGGCTTCGGGCACTCGCGACACGGCCAGCAATTGCGGCAAAGTCAACGAGGCATCGATCTGGATGATTTCTTCGATGATCTGTTTCCGCGTTGCCACGTTGTCCTCGGTCACTCGGTTGAGCTGGCCGAGTCGGAGCAGGCAGTAGGCCAGTTGGCCGGCAGGCTTGGCGGACTGTTTGTAGCGTTGTTGCAAGGCGGTCAGCCGGGCCCTCATCGCCGGTAAGACCTGGGGGTTGCGATTGCCCTGCATCTTGGCGTAATTGCCGACCTGCTTTAACGCCGCCAATTTGTCATCATCGGACGAGAAGCGATCGAACCAGTCCAGCATCTGTTGCTCGGAAACTTTGGTCATCAGAATGGGCAGCACCCGCAGGTCGGTGAACAACCGCTTCAGCAACGGTTGCGGGTCATCCAGATAAGCCATCAACCGCGGGGTCGATTCTGCTTCCAGCATGTTTTCCAGCACGGACCAGTGAGCGACAAAAGCCTTCGCCAAGCGTGTTCGTTGAGCTTTCGATTCGGCTCGATCGATAAACTGAAAAATCGCCTCGACACCGTCGCTCTGCAGCAGCTTGTTCGCCGCGACGGGCGAACTGGCAATTCGCGTCCAGCCAATCAAACGTGCTTCGGCAGGCAGGGTGTCCAGGAAATCCAACAGCACCTGCAGCTGATCTTGCTGCACGACCGCAGCGATCATGGCGGGCGTAAATAGATTCCACTGCAGATCTTCGTCGATCGCTTGGCCGGGTGGCGCCAGGGCTCGCAGCAAGGAAGCCAGGTGGGCTTGTTGCAAAAAGTGCTGCTGCCCGGTGGGGTGTTCCAACGCGATGGACGCCAATTGCGAACGACGCGGCAGGCTGGGTTCCAAGCGGATGGCCAGCAGCAGGGTGTCGAATTCTTCGGCTTTGAGCAGCGCGTGCAGGCCGCGCTGTTGACGCGTCAGGTCGCCATCGCGGATGTCACGCACGGCGGTCACCACGTCGGTTGCGGTATCCGGGAATAAACCGTATCGAAAATCTTTGTGAATCAGTTGAGCCCGGCGACGGACTTCGTTGTCCGGGTGGGCGGTGGCGGCCTGAGCGATCTTTTCAGCCGCCGGTGGTCCCAACGCGCGCAGCTGACGCGATGCGGCGTTGCGAGCACTAAAACGAGGCGACCCCAAGGCTTCGATCAGCCGATCGATATCGGCGGCGGCGGGTTCGGCGGTGGCAGCGGATTCGGGAGGTTGGGCCAGTACCGATGGCGAGAGCGTGGTCAGGCCGCCGGCCAGCCAAAACAGGGCCAGCCACAGCGTCGTGGGCGAAGCACCGAGATGCCGGTGCCGAATCGATTGAAACGCCACGTCAAAGCACTCCCAAAAACGGAGGACAAAACCAGATCCCCCATTCTACCCGAGGATGCAAGGTCGTTGTTCGCTCCGCGAACATAACGAAGGGAAGGAATCGTTGCGTTGCGTTCGCGGAGCGAACGACGACCTTACGTTGCGTTCGCGGAGCGAACGACGACCTTGGGGCTAGATGGCGGAGGAGCTTTTGATGACGGGGATCAGCAGGGCCATCACCACGATCAACACCAGCGTGGCCATGATCAGCAGCATCACCGGTTCCAGCAGCCGGACGAATAGGTCCAGGCGGCGGAAGGTGCGTTTTTCCAGGGTGTCGGCGATCGTCGGCAGGACGCTCTCCAGCGAGTTGCTTTCTTCGGCGACGCTGATCATTTCCACCACGGTGTTGGGGAAATAACCGCTGCTGCGAAGCGGTGAAGCCAAGCTTTCTCCCGAACGAATGTTCTCGCTGGCTTCGCCGATCGAACGGCTCAGCAAACGGTTACCGGTGGCGGCTCGACTGATTTCCAGCGACTTCAAAATCGGCACGCCGTTGCCCAGCAGGGTGCCCAGTACGCGGCAAAAGCGAGCTACGGCCAGGTTCATCAAAATGTCGCCGAGCACCGGGATTCTTAATTTGATCCGGTCGGCGGCAAATTTACCGGCTTCGCTCTGCAGTTTAAAACGGATGAAGAACCCCAGGGCGATCAAGGCTAACAAGATGTAGATCCCGTAGGACTGCAACATCATGCTGAACGATAGCAGACCGTCGGTCAGGGCCGGCATTTCGCCTTTGTCTCGCAGCCGCGCGAACAGCGGATCAAACTTGGGCACAAAGAACACGATCAGGACCGTGATCACGATCGAGCCGACGCCGAACAGGAACACCGGATAGGCCATCGCGCTGACGGTTTTGCCCTTGAGGTCTTCTTGCAGTTCGGTGAACGTGCTGACCCGGTCCAAGGCGTCTTCCAGGAACCCGCCTTCGGTTCCCGCGCGGACCATGTTGATGCCCATCTCGCTGAACACGCGGGGGTACCGGGCCATGGCGTTGCCCAGCGGTTCGCCCTCTTCGACGCGCGAGCGAATATCGGCCAAGACGACGTTTAAGTTTTTGTCAGAAGCCTGTTCCCCCAGTACGGTCAGGGACCGCATCATCGACACGCCACTGCGCAGCAATGAGGCCAGTTGGCCGTAGAACACGGCCATGGTCTGGGGTTTGACGCGGCGCGAGCGGAGCTGGTTGGGCGCTGCGGCGGCTCGCCGGTCGGCGGGTTTAACGTCGACCGGAAACAACGAGCGACTGGCCAATTGCATGGCGGCGTCACGCGAGTTGCCCGCATCGATGGTTCCGGTAACCTTTTTGCCGCTGGAGTCGCGGGCCACGTATGCAAAGTCAGGCATGGATTACAGTCGATCGCCCTTAGTGATGCGGATTACCTCGTCGACGCTGGTCTTGCCCACCAACGCTTTGTCCCATGCGTCCATCCGCAAGGTTCGCATGCCACCTTCCAGAGCCGCTTTACGAATCTCCCAGCTGCTGACCCGATCGTGAGCCAACTGACGAATGTTTTCGTTGGTGACCAACAGCTCATAGATCCCCATCCGGCCGGTATAACCGACTTTTCTGCAGACTCGGCAACCCGCGCTGCGATACAGCGGCCGGCCGTCCAGTTCTTCCCAAGGGAAGTCCGGCGGCAGGTCGTCACGATTGGGTTGGTAGGGTTCCTTGCAGTGCTCGCACAATTTCCGCAGCAGCCGCTGAGCCATCACGGCTTCTACCGTGCTGGCGACCAGGAACGGTTCCACGCCCATATCGGTCATACGCGTGTAGGCGCCGGCGGCGTCGTTGGTGTGCAGCGTGCTGAACACCAAGTGACCGGTCAGCGAAGCTTGGATGGCGTTTTCGGCGGTTTCCAAGTCGCGGATTTCCCCGATCAGCACAATGTCCGGGTCATGTCGCAGGATGCTGCGCAGCGAAGCGGCAAAGGTCAGCCCAATTTTAGGGTGGACCTGGATCTGGTTGATGCCGTCCAGTTGGTACTCGACCGGGTCTTCGGTGGTGATGATCTTGTTGTCCGGTCCTTTGATTTCCATCAAGGAACTGTACAGCGTGGTGGTTTTACCCGAACCCGTGGGGCCGGTCACCAGCACGATCCCGTGAGGCAGCCGGATCAGTTTGCTGAACGGTTCGTAGGTTGCCGGATTCATCCCCAGGCCTTGCAGGTCGAAGACCATCGAGCCTTTGTCGAGGATACGCATGACCAGGCCTTCGCCGTGGATCATCGGGATCACACTCAGACGAATATCCACCTCGCGGCCGTGCACGCGAAGTTTGATGCGTCCGTCCTGAGGCAGGCGTTTTTCGGCGATGTTCAGCCGGGCCATGATTTTCAAGCGGCTGATGATGGCGGCTTGGAAGCGGTTGATTTCGGGCGGCACCGGTTGGGGGTGCAGGATGCCGTCGATGCGGTAGCGGATCACCAGCCCATCGGACTGGGATTCGATGTGCACGTCACTGGCTCGCGATTCGATGGCTTCCAGCATGATTTCGTTGACCAGGCGAACCACCGAGGCCTCTTGAGCCATCTCCGATAGTTCGCTGCCGTCGGTTTCGATTTGGTCGAGCAGTTCGACCTCGTCGTCTTCGACCGTGGCGGCCATCAAGCCTTCGACGGTTTCACTGCCGACGCCCATGTGACGTTTAACTAGCCGAGCGATTTCACCGCGTTCGGCGACCACCGGCGTGATGCTTTGGCAGATCGCCGCGCTGGCTTCGTCCAGCGGGTACAGGTCCAGCGGGTCGGCCGTGGCCACGACCAGCGAGCCGTGTTCGTTGCGAATCGGGAACAGCGAGTGCCGATAGATCAGCTTTTGGGGAAACCCTTTGAGGGCCGATAGATCGACTTCGGTTTCCCTCAAGTCGACAAAATCCAACCCCACTTCATCGGCCAATACCCGCAGCGCCTCACGCTCGTCGACATAGCCCAGTTCGATTGCCGACTGGATCACACTGGCCGAGCCTGTGGACTGGCTCTGTTGCAATTGATCTTCGGTCAGCAATCCGCGTTTACGCAGGATTTCGCCGGCTTCCATGATCATGATATTGGGGTCGTGCGTGAGAGGTAGGGAAAAAGGGAGGGAGGTACCGCGGGGATCCGTGGCAAGGCAGCCGGCCGCTTAACGGCCGCCGCGTCCGCCACCGCCACCGCGGCCACCACCAAATCCACCGCCACCGCGGCCTCCGGTCGTTCCGCCGCCGCGGCCGCCACGTCCTTCACCTCCGATAGCACCTCGCATGGCGCGGAAGGCTTCGATACGACGCTGGACGTCGGCGGCTGAGTTGCCGTTGTTATTGTTGTTTTCGGTACGGTTGGTTGTGGTGGAGTTGGAATCGGACGAAGTGCTACTGGTGTCGACCGATTGGCCGAGCACCGATTCAAGGGCTTGTTTGATGACCTCTGGATTAACGGCTCCGTTCAGGGCGATCACGTCGGTAATTTCCTCTGACTCCGCGCCGGCCTGATCGACTTGTTCGACCAGCTCGCGGATTTCTTCAAAGTCTTGGGGAGTGGCGGTCACAATCAAGCTGTTGCTGCGGGCATCGACGGCGATGCTGATCTTGGTGGGTTCGCTTTTCTCGCCTTGGTCGCCGCCAC from Roseimaritima ulvae includes these protein-coding regions:
- a CDS encoding type II secretion system F family protein, giving the protein MPDFAYVARDSSGKKVTGTIDAGNSRDAAMQLASRSLFPVDVKPADRRAAAAPNQLRSRRVKPQTMAVFYGQLASLLRSGVSMMRSLTVLGEQASDKNLNVVLADIRSRVEEGEPLGNAMARYPRVFSEMGINMVRAGTEGGFLEDALDRVSTFTELQEDLKGKTVSAMAYPVFLFGVGSIVITVLIVFFVPKFDPLFARLRDKGEMPALTDGLLSFSMMLQSYGIYILLALIALGFFIRFKLQSEAGKFAADRIKLRIPVLGDILMNLAVARFCRVLGTLLGNGVPILKSLEISRAATGNRLLSRSIGEASENIRSGESLASPLRSSGYFPNTVVEMISVAEESNSLESVLPTIADTLEKRTFRRLDLFVRLLEPVMLLIMATLVLIVVMALLIPVIKSSSAI
- a CDS encoding GspE/PulE family protein, translating into MIMEAGEILRKRGLLTEDQLQQSQSTGSASVIQSAIELGYVDEREALRVLADEVGLDFVDLRETEVDLSALKGFPQKLIYRHSLFPIRNEHGSLVVATADPLDLYPLDEASAAICQSITPVVAERGEIARLVKRHMGVGSETVEGLMAATVEDDEVELLDQIETDGSELSEMAQEASVVRLVNEIMLEAIESRASDVHIESQSDGLVIRYRIDGILHPQPVPPEINRFQAAIISRLKIMARLNIAEKRLPQDGRIKLRVHGREVDIRLSVIPMIHGEGLVMRILDKGSMVFDLQGLGMNPATYEPFSKLIRLPHGIVLVTGPTGSGKTTTLYSSLMEIKGPDNKIITTEDPVEYQLDGINQIQVHPKIGLTFAASLRSILRHDPDIVLIGEIRDLETAENAIQASLTGHLVFSTLHTNDAAGAYTRMTDMGVEPFLVASTVEAVMAQRLLRKLCEHCKEPYQPNRDDLPPDFPWEELDGRPLYRSAGCRVCRKVGYTGRMGIYELLVTNENIRQLAHDRVSSWEIRKAALEGGMRTLRMDAWDKALVGKTSVDEVIRITKGDRL